The proteins below come from a single Pristiophorus japonicus isolate sPriJap1 chromosome 18, sPriJap1.hap1, whole genome shotgun sequence genomic window:
- the htr6 gene encoding 5-hydroxytryptamine receptor 6 yields the protein MARAAPEGNATELGQRAAAEGNQWMAAFLCLIILLTTAGNFLLILLIFTQRSLRNTSNYFLVSLFMSDLMVGLVVMPPAMLNELYGRWVLQSGFCSVWYSFDVMCCSASILNLCVISLDRYLLIISPLKYKLRMTSCRALVLISTTWTLAASASFLPIEMGWHEMDFEAQAFNSTPEVEAAQCRLLVSLPYALIASSLTFFLPSVAISFTYCRILLAARKQALQVASLTTNVATTSDDPVQAQGAVNPSAATSDSRKFTAKHSKRAWKASLTLGILLGMFFVAWLPFFVANVTQAVCDCVPALLFDVLTWLGYCNSTMNPIIYPLFMRDFKRAMAKYLPCCRRWWDRRPSVVSFSMRNSNSAPRLGLSLRNMLALRPETDSGESVLQANDHILLPAGKEHKVSEDKFLEATGADSLQLFDLEQADQELQVNQLNTPMD from the exons ATGGCAAGGGCGGCTCCGGAGGGCAACGCCACCGAGCTGGGGCAGCGGGCGGCTGCGGAGGGCAACCAGTGGATGGCCGCGTTCCTctgcctcatcatcctcctcaccaCCGCCGGCAACTTCCTGCTCATCCTCCTCATCTTCACACAGCGCTCCCTGCGCAACACCTCCAACTACTTCCTGGTCTCCCTCTTCATGTCCGACCTGATGGTGGGCTTGGTGGTGATGCCCCCGGCCATGCTGAACGAGCTGTACGGCAGGTGGGTGTTGCAGAGCGGCTTCTGCTCCGTCTGGTACTCCTTCGATGTGATGTGTTGTAGCGCGTCCATCCTGAACCTGTGTGTGATCAGCTTGGACAGGTACCTCCTCATCATCTCCCCACTCAAGTACAAACTGCGGATGACCTCCTGCCGAGCGCTCGTTCTGATCTCCACTACCTGGACCCTGGCCGCTTCGGCTTCCTTCCTGCCCATTGAGATGGGCTGGCATGAGATGGACTTCGAAGCTCAAGCTTTCAACTCTACCCCCGAGGTGGAGGCGGCTCAGTGCCGGCTCTTGGTCAGCCTCCCCTACGCTCTCATCGCCTCGTCTCTGACCTTCTTCCTGCCGTCTGTGGCCATCTCCTTCACCTACTGCCGGATCCTGCTGGCCGCCAGGAAGCAAGCGCTGCAAGTGGCCTCTCTCACCACAAACGTGGCCACCACTTCTGACGACCCCGTGCAG GCCCAGGGAGCTGTCAATCCGTCAGCGGCAACCAGCGACAGTCGGAAATTCACCGCCAAACACAGCAAGAGGGCTTGGAAAGCCAGCCTGACGCTGGGAATTTTACTGGGAATGTTCTTCGTGGCCTGGTTGCCCTTCTTTGTGGCCAATGTTACACAG GCGGTTTGTGACTGTGTGCCAGCCCTGCTCTTTGATGTACTGACCTGGCTCGGCTACTGTAACAGCACCATGAACCCCATCATCTACCCGCTCTTCATGCGGGACTTCAAACGGGCCATGGCCAAATACCTGCCCTGTTGCCGACGATGGTGGGACCGGCGGCCAAGTGTCGTGTCCTTCTCCATGAGAAACTCCAACAGCGCCCCTCGCTTGGGGCTGTCCCTCAGAAATATGCTGGCCCTCCGGCCAGAAACAGACTCTGGTGAGTCCGTTCTCCAGGCGAACGACCACATCCTCCTCCCTGCCGGCAAGGAACACAAGGTGAGCGAGGACAAGTTCCTGGAGGCCACGGGGGCGGATTCACTACAGCTTTTTGATCTGGAGCAGGCTGATCAGGAACTGCAGGTGAACCAGCTGAACACACCAATGGACTAG